A section of the Anabaena cylindrica PCC 7122 genome encodes:
- a CDS encoding cupin domain-containing protein yields the protein MITTVTQLQEQIEYPSSGVLSKVLVKDTACQYTLFCLAANTEISEHTSTRNATVNVLEGRGLLTLSGEEIKLEPGVFVFMPANAPHALQAASNLSFLLTLSEKAADIN from the coding sequence ATGATTACTACTGTTACCCAATTACAAGAACAGATTGAATATCCCAGTTCGGGAGTTTTAAGCAAGGTGTTAGTCAAAGATACAGCTTGTCAATATACCCTCTTTTGTTTAGCGGCTAACACTGAAATTTCTGAACATACCTCTACACGCAATGCTACTGTCAATGTTTTGGAAGGTAGAGGGTTACTAACTTTATCAGGGGAAGAAATTAAATTAGAACCCGGAGTTTTTGTTTTTATGCCTGCTAATGCACCTCATGCTTTACAGGCTGCATCTAATCTATCATTTCTGCTGACACTTTCTGAAAAAGCAGCAGATATTAATTAA
- a CDS encoding family 10 glycosylhydrolase — MSKNKQEPSGCGCANIPISVIVIFLGGCYWLFTQRNNIDVSKFVSQGQQITTSIFNSTPTITATSTPIIAPIPKANSTKIPSPAVPSIAKITPNNQPTPIKTTIPKTTPLPANSWEKKAIRGIYLSRYQITNNADEKTIRERVRNYRSQGFNTIIHGVWGNGCTMYNSKVMQQNLGYKSCPNLFQDQWLDWLIDEAHKQGMQVHAYFEKGIKIDKNSPIFDLAIEKKWVVPGVDKTYPAIEHYVLDVEIPEVANFFKNILVEFVQRYPKIDAVQWDDYLGYHAELPGKVDRTAKLTTFVQQMITGMKKANSSVSFDICHHNPYWAKRYFAADWEKWNVDRVFIQVYNDANFQEELNYVKNYHGIAISEPQFHRLQALLDNPEVKSVLVFPASGKPEETAAKLNGLIKKQ; from the coding sequence ATGTCGAAAAATAAACAAGAACCAAGTGGCTGTGGATGTGCCAATATTCCCATTTCTGTGATAGTAATTTTTTTGGGAGGTTGTTATTGGTTATTTACTCAAAGAAACAATATAGATGTGAGTAAATTTGTTTCTCAAGGGCAACAAATTACGACTTCTATCTTCAATTCTACACCAACCATTACAGCAACTTCGACACCAATTATTGCACCAATACCTAAAGCAAATTCTACAAAAATTCCTTCTCCTGCTGTACCAAGCATTGCTAAAATTACTCCTAATAATCAACCAACTCCTATTAAAACAACCATCCCCAAAACAACACCATTACCTGCAAACTCTTGGGAGAAAAAAGCAATTAGAGGCATTTATTTAAGTCGCTACCAAATTACTAATAATGCTGATGAAAAAACAATTCGTGAAAGAGTGCGTAACTATCGCTCTCAAGGATTTAATACGATTATTCATGGTGTTTGGGGTAATGGTTGTACGATGTACAACAGTAAGGTGATGCAGCAAAATCTTGGTTATAAAAGTTGTCCAAATCTGTTTCAAGATCAATGGTTAGATTGGTTAATTGATGAAGCACATAAACAAGGAATGCAAGTTCACGCTTATTTTGAGAAAGGTATCAAAATAGATAAAAATAGCCCTATTTTTGATTTAGCAATTGAGAAAAAATGGGTTGTTCCTGGTGTAGATAAAACCTATCCTGCTATAGAACATTATGTGTTAGATGTAGAAATTCCTGAAGTTGCGAATTTCTTTAAAAATATCTTAGTAGAATTTGTGCAGCGGTATCCAAAAATTGATGCTGTACAATGGGATGATTATTTAGGTTATCATGCGGAATTGCCAGGGAAAGTAGATCGTACTGCTAAGTTAACTACTTTTGTGCAGCAAATGATTACGGGCATGAAAAAAGCTAATTCGTCTGTTAGTTTTGATATTTGTCATCATAACCCTTATTGGGCTAAACGATATTTTGCGGCTGATTGGGAAAAATGGAATGTGGATAGAGTCTTTATTCAGGTTTATAACGATGCTAATTTCCAAGAAGAATTAAATTATGTCAAAAATTATCATGGTATTGCTATTAGTGAGCCACAATTTCATCGTTTACAAGCATTATTAGATAACCCAGAAGTTAAGAGTGTTTTAGTTTTTCCTGCGTCTGGAAAACCAGAGGAAACGGCTGCTAAATTAAACGGTTTGATCAAAAAACAGTAA
- a CDS encoding SAM-dependent methyltransferase, with product MTKTILNFSTASGHQVLAAAGKKYLRPGGRIATEKLCQWANFQPGETVLELASSFGYSAISLVQRYHVKVVGIEKNPESVASARANIRAAGLENEIEIIEGDIFHLDKIPGKFNYVFAEAILTMQSPPGKAKLLTEIHNKLKPGGKFLSHELLANDKEAEIHAELAQVIKVNSTPLSTTNWIQVFTQAGLQVRKHEIGAMSLLNLWQMLQDEGIFKTMQIFWNILTKPNIRKRVLEMRHVFQKYQQELGYIILCAVAE from the coding sequence ATGACCAAGACTATCCTTAATTTCTCAACTGCTTCAGGACACCAAGTTTTAGCAGCAGCAGGTAAAAAATATCTGCGTCCCGGTGGACGTATAGCCACAGAAAAATTATGCCAATGGGCTAATTTTCAGCCAGGTGAGACAGTTTTAGAATTAGCTTCTAGCTTTGGTTATAGTGCTATTTCTCTGGTTCAACGCTACCATGTAAAGGTAGTAGGAATAGAAAAAAACCCCGAAAGTGTAGCTAGTGCGCGTGCTAATATCCGTGCTGCTGGCTTAGAAAATGAAATTGAAATTATTGAAGGTGATATTTTCCACCTGGATAAAATACCAGGAAAGTTTAATTACGTTTTCGCGGAAGCAATTCTAACAATGCAGTCCCCACCGGGGAAAGCCAAGCTGTTAACAGAAATTCACAACAAACTAAAACCGGGAGGTAAATTTCTCTCCCATGAATTATTAGCTAATGACAAAGAAGCAGAAATTCATGCAGAATTAGCGCAGGTAATTAAAGTTAATTCTACACCTCTTTCAACAACTAACTGGATTCAGGTTTTTACTCAAGCAGGGTTACAAGTACGGAAACATGAAATCGGTGCTATGAGTTTACTGAATTTGTGGCAAATGTTGCAAGATGAAGGCATTTTCAAAACTATGCAGATTTTTTGGAATATTTTAACGAAGCCAAATATCAGAAAACGGGTTTTAGAAATGCGCCATGTTTTCCAGAAATATCAGCAAGAACTAGGCTACATAATTCTCTGTGCTGTTGCTGAATAA
- the ilvC gene encoding ketol-acid reductoisomerase: MARMYYDEDANLDLLAGKTIAIIGYGSQGHAHALNLKDSGVNVIVGLYPGSKSTAKAEAAGLTVKNVADAAKAADFIMILLPDEVQKTIYKNEIEPNLEAGNVLAFAHGFNIHFAQVVPPADVDVVMVAPKGPGHLVRRTYEQGQGVPALFAVYQDATGKARDRAMAYARGIGGTRAGILETTFREETETDLFGEQAVLCGGLSALIKAGFETLVEAGYQPELAYFECLHEVKLIVDLVVEGGLATMRDSISNTAEYGDYTRGPRVVTADTKAEMKKILSEIQSGQFAREFVLENQAGKPGFTAMRRQEAEHPIEEVGRDLRAMFSWLKKA, encoded by the coding sequence ATGGCGCGGATGTACTATGATGAAGATGCCAATTTAGACCTTTTGGCTGGAAAAACGATTGCTATTATTGGTTATGGTTCACAAGGTCATGCCCACGCCCTTAATTTAAAAGATAGTGGTGTAAATGTAATTGTAGGATTATATCCCGGTAGTAAGTCAACAGCAAAAGCTGAAGCTGCTGGTTTGACTGTAAAAAATGTGGCTGATGCTGCTAAAGCTGCCGATTTCATCATGATTTTATTACCTGATGAAGTGCAGAAAACAATTTACAAAAACGAGATTGAACCAAATTTAGAAGCAGGAAATGTTTTAGCCTTTGCACATGGCTTTAATATTCACTTTGCACAAGTTGTTCCCCCTGCTGATGTTGATGTAGTCATGGTTGCGCCTAAAGGGCCAGGACACTTAGTGCGTCGGACTTACGAACAAGGACAAGGTGTACCCGCTTTATTTGCAGTATATCAAGATGCTACAGGCAAAGCACGCGATCGCGCAATGGCTTATGCTAGAGGTATTGGTGGTACACGCGCCGGTATCCTAGAAACCACATTCCGCGAAGAAACCGAAACCGATTTGTTTGGTGAACAAGCAGTATTGTGTGGCGGTTTAAGCGCTTTAATCAAAGCCGGTTTTGAAACCCTAGTTGAAGCAGGTTATCAACCAGAACTAGCATATTTTGAATGTCTGCACGAAGTCAAATTAATCGTTGACTTAGTTGTAGAAGGTGGTTTAGCCACCATGCGCGATAGTATTTCTAATACCGCTGAGTATGGCGATTATACCCGTGGGCCAAGAGTCGTTACTGCTGACACCAAAGCAGAAATGAAGAAAATCTTGAGCGAAATTCAATCTGGACAATTTGCGCGGGAATTCGTATTAGAAAACCAAGCAGGTAAACCAGGTTTCACAGCTATGCGTCGTCAAGAAGCAGAACATCCCATTGAGGAAGTTGGTAGAGATTTGCGTGCCATGTTTAGCTGGTTAAAGAAAGCGTAG
- a CDS encoding type II toxin-antitoxin system VapC family toxin yields MGYLLDTCVVSDFVKGEESTLKKLKSISPVDIFISSLTVMELKYGLAINPQRAVKIQPLIETFLNSITILTFGSKEAEQSAEIRSILKISGSPIGAYDVLIAATAITHNHIVVTSNVREFQRVPNLQIENWRSVS; encoded by the coding sequence ATGGGATATCTACTTGATACTTGTGTAGTTAGTGATTTTGTTAAGGGAGAAGAAAGCACCCTCAAGAAATTAAAATCTATCTCTCCTGTGGATATTTTCATTTCATCTTTAACAGTTATGGAATTGAAATATGGATTAGCAATTAATCCACAACGCGCCGTTAAAATCCAACCGTTAATTGAAACATTCTTAAATTCAATTACAATTTTAACTTTTGGCTCCAAAGAAGCGGAGCAATCTGCCGAAATCAGAAGTATTTTGAAAATATCAGGCTCGCCTATAGGTGCTTATGATGTACTTATCGCAGCAACAGCAATAACTCATAATCACATTGTCGTTACATCTAATGTGAGAGAATTTCAAAGAGTACCCAATTTGCAAATTGAGAATTGGCGTTCCGTTTCTTGA
- a CDS encoding Uma2 family endonuclease, producing MYQTDPPLSPKETLPTMYDLPSEDPEEPGLPDQFHLLQPQLLAETFRPPNYPSDQIFTVSDMNLYYDSRHPLWYKRPDWFAVLGVPSLYDNRDLRLSYVVWQEAVNPYIVVELLSPGTEKEDLGQTLRDVEKPPGKWEVYEQILRVPYYAIFDRYQSEFRMFQLTGARYAEVNLSDFRFWIPEIELGLGVWQGSYKNVNMPWLRWYDKDGNWVLTPAEQERLKAEEERQKLEQERQKTERLIAQLRSLGVEPDLD from the coding sequence ATGTATCAAACAGATCCGCCACTTTCCCCTAAAGAAACATTACCGACAATGTATGATCTTCCTAGCGAAGACCCGGAGGAACCTGGTTTGCCAGATCAATTTCATTTATTGCAACCACAATTATTAGCAGAAACATTCCGTCCGCCTAACTATCCTAGCGACCAAATATTTACAGTCAGTGATATGAATCTTTATTATGATTCTCGTCACCCACTTTGGTATAAACGCCCTGATTGGTTTGCCGTTTTAGGTGTTCCCTCTCTTTATGACAACAGAGATTTGCGGTTAAGTTATGTAGTTTGGCAAGAAGCAGTTAATCCTTATATTGTAGTTGAATTACTCTCACCAGGAACAGAAAAAGAAGATTTAGGTCAAACATTGCGAGATGTAGAAAAACCTCCTGGTAAATGGGAAGTTTACGAACAAATTTTAAGAGTACCCTATTACGCCATCTTTGACCGTTATCAATCTGAATTTAGAATGTTTCAGTTAACCGGCGCTCGTTATGCTGAAGTAAATTTATCAGATTTCCGTTTTTGGATTCCCGAAATAGAATTAGGTTTAGGAGTCTGGCAAGGCAGTTATAAAAATGTAAATATGCCTTGGTTACGTTGGTATGATAAAGATGGTAATTGGGTGTTAACTCCAGCAGAACAAGAAAGGCTAAAGGCAGAAGAAGAAAGACAAAAATTAGAACAAGAAAGACAAAAAACAGAAAGATTAATAGCCCAACTGCGATCGCTTGGTGTAGAACCAGATTTAGATTAG
- a CDS encoding NAD(P)/FAD-dependent oxidoreductase has protein sequence MVDAHENNPPHEVVIVGGGFGGLYAAKSLKKANVNVTLIDKRNFHLFQPLLYQVATGALSPADISSPLRSVLSKSKNTKVLLGEVDDINPDAKQVIVSGEAVRYDTLIVATGAKHSYFGKDDWEEFAPGLKTVEDAIAMRHRIFMAFEAAEKESDPVQRQAWLTFVIVGGGPTGVELAGAIAELATKTLKEDFRNIDTSEARILLLEGMDRILPPFAPELSQEAETSLTQLGVNVQTKTLVTNIADDIVTIKQGEDVKEIAAKTVLWAAGVKASAMGKVLTERTGAESDRAGRVIVEPDLSIKGHPNIFVVGDLANFAHQNNKPLPGVAPVAMQEGEYVAKLIQKRLKGETLPQFNYVDRGSLAMIGQHAAVVDLGFIKLKGFFAWFFWLFVHIYFLIEFDNKLVVMIQWIWNYFTRNRGARLITGKENISSVAIDSNGNYQPVKTRQPLSV, from the coding sequence ATGGTTGATGCACATGAAAATAACCCACCACATGAGGTAGTTATCGTTGGTGGTGGTTTTGGTGGACTTTATGCCGCCAAATCACTGAAAAAAGCAAATGTCAACGTGACGCTGATTGATAAACGCAATTTTCATCTATTTCAACCACTTCTGTATCAAGTCGCTACAGGTGCTTTGTCTCCCGCAGATATTTCTTCACCGTTACGTTCTGTTCTCAGCAAGAGTAAAAATACAAAAGTGCTGTTGGGTGAAGTTGATGATATTAATCCTGATGCAAAACAGGTAATTGTTAGTGGTGAAGCAGTACGCTATGATACTTTAATTGTGGCTACAGGTGCGAAGCATTCTTATTTTGGGAAAGATGACTGGGAAGAATTTGCACCCGGTTTGAAAACGGTGGAAGATGCTATTGCAATGCGTCACAGGATTTTTATGGCGTTTGAAGCCGCAGAAAAGGAAAGTGATCCGGTACAGCGTCAGGCCTGGTTGACTTTTGTGATTGTAGGTGGTGGCCCAACCGGTGTAGAATTAGCTGGTGCGATCGCAGAATTGGCAACCAAAACTCTGAAAGAAGATTTCCGCAACATTGACACTTCAGAAGCGCGAATCCTTCTTTTAGAAGGTATGGATCGCATTCTCCCACCTTTTGCCCCAGAATTATCCCAAGAAGCGGAAACTTCCTTAACACAATTAGGTGTAAATGTCCAGACAAAAACCCTGGTGACAAATATTGCTGATGATATTGTGACTATCAAACAAGGTGAAGATGTTAAAGAGATAGCTGCAAAAACAGTATTATGGGCTGCGGGTGTGAAAGCCTCGGCTATGGGGAAAGTTTTGACAGAACGAACTGGGGCGGAGAGCGATCGCGCCGGGCGTGTTATCGTTGAACCAGACCTGAGTATTAAAGGACATCCCAACATCTTCGTAGTTGGTGACTTAGCGAATTTTGCCCATCAAAATAATAAACCCTTACCTGGTGTTGCACCAGTCGCCATGCAAGAAGGCGAATATGTAGCTAAACTAATTCAGAAACGCCTTAAAGGTGAAACATTACCACAATTTAACTATGTGGATAGAGGAAGTTTAGCAATGATTGGGCAACACGCCGCAGTTGTTGACTTAGGTTTCATCAAACTTAAAGGTTTCTTCGCGTGGTTTTTCTGGTTATTCGTTCATATCTACTTCCTGATTGAATTTGATAACAAATTAGTAGTCATGATTCAATGGATTTGGAATTATTTTACCCGCAATCGTGGCGCGAGATTGATTACAGGAAAAGAAAATATTTCATCTGTCGCAATTGACAGTAATGGAAATTATCAACCTGTCAAAACTAGACAACCCCTAAGTGTTTAG
- a CDS encoding REP-associated tyrosine transposase has protein sequence MGRSRYHVLGTQPHFITSTIVNWMPLFGQTELVQIIIDSLKFLQRQQRMTLYGYVIMENHLHLIAAATNLSKEIGNFKSFTARSIIDLLHKNKAEYILGQLEFYKIKHKIKQEYQLWQEGFHPQAILDEEMLRQKLEYMHNNPVRRGYVDDPAHWRYSSYRNYMGLPSLLEVDLIDL, from the coding sequence ATGGGACGCAGCCGCTATCATGTATTAGGAACTCAACCACATTTCATAACCAGCACAATAGTCAATTGGATGCCATTATTTGGACAAACTGAACTTGTGCAAATTATCATAGATTCCCTCAAATTTCTGCAACGACAGCAGCGTATGACATTGTATGGTTACGTCATCATGGAAAATCATCTTCATCTTATCGCTGCGGCTACAAATTTATCTAAAGAAATAGGTAATTTTAAATCATTTACAGCTCGTTCTATTATTGATTTACTTCATAAAAATAAAGCTGAATATATACTTGGTCAACTGGAGTTTTATAAAATAAAACATAAGATCAAACAAGAGTATCAACTGTGGCAAGAAGGTTTTCATCCCCAAGCGATTTTAGATGAGGAAATGTTGAGGCAAAAATTAGAGTATATGCACAATAATCCGGTGCGACGTGGTTATGTTGATGATCCGGCTCATTGGCGTTATTCTAGTTATCGGAATTATATGGGATTACCGAGTTTATTAGAAGTGGATTTGATTGATTTGTGA
- a CDS encoding Uma2 family endonuclease encodes MYQTDPPRSAKEFLPTMYDLPSENPEEPGLPDEFHLLQPQLLRETFCPPNFPENQVFIATDLNLYYDVHHPLWYKRPDWFAVVDVPRLYAQKELRLSYVVWQEGVNPFVVVEFISPGTEKEDLGKTLRDASQPPTKWEVYERVLRVPYYIVFDRYNDQLRAFQLQGSSYSELEINQFRVWLNDIELGLGLWPGVYEGIERQWLRWYDASGNWVLTPEERERKQVERERRRAERLAAQLRTLGIEPDFGDDE; translated from the coding sequence ATGTATCAAACAGACCCGCCGCGTTCTGCCAAGGAATTCCTCCCGACAATGTATGATTTACCTAGTGAAAACCCAGAGGAACCCGGTTTGCCAGATGAATTTCACCTTTTGCAACCTCAGTTATTACGGGAAACTTTTTGTCCGCCTAACTTCCCCGAAAATCAGGTATTTATCGCCACAGACTTAAATCTTTACTACGATGTCCATCATCCATTATGGTATAAACGTCCTGACTGGTTCGCTGTCGTTGATGTACCAAGGTTGTATGCACAAAAAGAACTGCGTCTGAGTTATGTGGTTTGGCAAGAAGGCGTTAATCCCTTTGTGGTGGTAGAATTCATTTCACCAGGAACTGAAAAAGAAGATTTAGGGAAAACGTTACGAGATGCTAGTCAACCTCCAACTAAGTGGGAAGTCTACGAACGAGTTTTAAGAGTACCTTATTATATAGTTTTTGATCGCTACAATGACCAGTTAAGAGCATTTCAATTACAGGGAAGTAGTTATTCTGAATTGGAAATAAATCAATTTCGTGTGTGGCTAAATGATATTGAATTAGGTTTAGGACTGTGGCCAGGTGTCTATGAAGGCATTGAACGACAATGGTTACGCTGGTATGATGCTTCGGGTAATTGGGTTCTTACACCGGAAGAACGGGAAAGAAAACAAGTAGAGCGAGAAAGAAGACGCGCAGAAAGATTAGCAGCACAATTACGCACTCTTGGCATTGAACCTGATTTTGGTGATGATGAATAG
- a CDS encoding pentapeptide repeat-containing protein — protein sequence MSNDDINIQNNRIIFWALFIGFIFIAIVIYVISIILTTGEWTQLLEKKYEYVIKVLTTAGLIFGGIVGLINIFFAAKRAYAMEESAKAANESAKAANKNAEIALKNLKISEDKQITERFAKAIEQLASEKIEVRLGAIYTLERIAKDSEKDQWTIMEVLTAFVRENAPVKKEDQLQDQEDIEKLRKLRLDIQECLTVIGRREHKDPENKRLDLSNINISKANLTEANFKRAILAEANLKRAILIGANFEGAIFTRADLAEANFTRAILTEAILIGANFEEAILAGADLTKAKANFTGANFTGAILTEAILIGANFEKAYLIRADLTGANLTGTNLTRADLTEADLTGANLTRAYLIKAILEEAILEEVILRGAILRGAILTRAILRGANLKGATMPDGSIHD from the coding sequence ATGTCTAACGATGATATAAACATTCAAAACAATCGAATCATATTTTGGGCTTTATTTATTGGGTTTATATTTATTGCAATTGTCATTTATGTAATATCCATTATTTTAACTACTGGGGAATGGACACAGTTATTAGAAAAAAAATATGAATATGTGATTAAAGTCTTAACAACTGCTGGATTAATTTTTGGTGGCATTGTAGGACTTATCAATATTTTCTTTGCAGCCAAGCGAGCGTATGCTATGGAAGAAAGTGCTAAAGCTGCTAATGAAAGTGCTAAAGCTGCCAATAAAAATGCTGAAATTGCACTTAAAAACTTAAAAATATCAGAAGATAAGCAAATTACAGAACGCTTTGCTAAAGCAATAGAACAGCTTGCAAGCGAAAAAATTGAAGTAAGATTAGGTGCGATTTATACTCTAGAACGAATTGCCAAAGATTCGGAAAAAGACCAGTGGACAATTATGGAAGTTCTTACAGCCTTTGTGCGTGAGAATGCACCTGTTAAAAAAGAAGATCAGTTACAGGATCAAGAAGACATAGAAAAATTACGAAAACTTAGGCTTGATATTCAAGAATGTCTCACTGTAATTGGACGACGCGAACACAAAGATCCAGAAAATAAGAGACTTGATTTAAGTAATATTAATATCAGCAAAGCTAACCTTACAGAGGCTAACTTCAAAAGAGCCATACTTGCAGAAGCCAACCTCAAAAGAGCCATCCTTATAGGAGCTAACTTTGAAGGAGCCATCTTCACAAGAGCCGATCTCGCAGAAGCCAACTTCACAAGAGCAATTCTCACAGAAGCCATCCTCATAGGAGCTAACTTTGAAGAAGCCATACTTGCAGGAGCCGACCTCACAAAAGCAAAAGCCAACTTCACAGGAGCCAACTTCACAGGAGCAATTCTCACAGAAGCCATCCTCATAGGAGCTAACTTTGAAAAAGCTTACCTAATAAGAGCCGACCTCACAGGAGCCAACCTCACAGGAACTAACCTTACAAGAGCCGACCTCACAGAAGCCGACCTCACAGGAGCAAACCTTACAAGAGCTTACCTTATAAAAGCCATCCTCGAAGAAGCCATCCTCGAAGAAGTCATCCTCAGAGGAGCCATCCTCAGAGGAGCCATCCTTACAAGAGCTATCCTCAGAGGAGCCAATCTCAAAGGAGCTACAATGCCTGATGGGTCAATTCACGATTAG